TCGTACTGCTTAGTTCAGACAATCCAAGGGAAGTTCTTCGTTATTTTTCCACAACTCAACTTCTGAAAATGAAACATTGTCTTCACCTTCACTCTTTTTGTTCATCACCTGAAATTAGAGAAGTCATCAGGGTAAACAACATAATTAGTTGGACCAAATATATCATGCAGTATGTGATATCCATTCTAATAATTGATGTTTCTTTTACTGCTTACGTGTTTGTTGATGATCTTAAGAAATGATTGAACATGGAATACATACATATATCTTGTGTGGATATCTGGATAAGGTAAAAAAAATGTGATCTCTAAACTTTGTTTAACATAAGCTAGATATGATTAATACAGGTAACTAATACTTGTTGAATTAGTTAAGGTTTTTGCAAAACGAGATCACGAAAAACAAAGTCCAAGAAGAATTTGGATTTTTTGTCCTCATAAGCTAACACTGGTTAAACTTCGTcccaccatgcacacaaaatagGTGAATCATTCAATTACCGAGCAAAGTAAGAAGAAATATATATTTGCCCCAATCCGTCAAGAGTAAGTACATCTATACTATTTATTTATCTTAATGCTTTGAATCAGTCTCATTTTTCCCTTTAAAATAATGTTTTCCTTGTTTATGAAGTATAAATAATTGGATGTTGGTTGTCATTTATGAAGAGGGGAAGAGTTTATCTTCGATTCCATGGCCGATAGGTAGTTAGACAATTTGCATAACAAAGGCTCCTTGTTTGTGTAAGTATATCTAAACAGTTATGGCAATATATTTTATAGTCCTTTTTCCATGCTTTTCCTCCTCTCGTTCTATGTGCATGTATACTTGGTTTGAATGAAATGAATGTAGCTGGTTTATTGTACATACCATAGAAAAATGTAGCAAATATGATTGCGAAATGGACGACCAACTCTGTCATATCGACTGATCTATATTTCCTTAGTATGTCATGTGTAAAGTTTTCTGCTTATTTTTTGGGGAATATTGTGTCACATCAGTTTATGTTATATCTATTTTGCATTTCAGGCTTGGCTGGCATTTAGGAAGTACTTCGTAACTAATATGCCATCTGATTTGACTCCGATTAATAAGCCCATATACAAAGTTTGTAATAGTGTTCCTCAGCAGGTAATGGTTTCACAGTGCCAGCGTTAAAATGCCTTTTTCCCCCATATTCTTAATGCTTTGAATTGGTTCGTAGATCCTAAACCTGGCACATAATAAGAATGAGATACATATAAGAGTCTGTTCTCATTGACAAGTTCACAAAACGAGTTTAGCATTTGCATGCTGTAGCATTCCAGGTAATACTCTGGCCTCGTTCCTTGATTAAGACTTAATCCAACTGCATGTTGGGTTGATTACCAAGAAATTCATTTAGGAAGTTAGAGATGGGACGAAGGTTAACTACGAGGATGCATGGACATTAATTTGTGTCATTCCACACATCTGAAAGTGCAGACGCGATAGCGAGAGCTTTTGATCTTGGTATTAGCGTCAAGATGCTATCAGGTTAGCTCTATTTGGAGTATGATGGTGATGGAATTTGTTTGTTAATGATGAATTACTCCATAGTACATATTATATAAGTACAAGTTTTTACCCTTATTTTGATGTGAATATGATATTTTCCTGATATTTTGCCTACTGCACCATTCATCTCTAGAAGTTGTTGTAAAAGAGAATTGATGTCAGATTCTTGAATTAATGGTCTGATGCATACTTCTCTCTATAATGTTGTGCCTTTTCTGGCTACTGTTGTCAAGTATTCTGTGTCCCTTAATTTGCACTGTGTAGATTAGTTATTATCCATGGTTTCTAACCCACTTCTTGTCAAAATATAGAACATGAAACTCTAAATGCTGCTTACTTTTATTGTTAACTCTTGTTACAGAAAGTTCTAGTTTTATCCGTTGAGTATACTATGAAAGTATGTGTTTGCCCTATATGTTTCTCTTCTTTTACTGACAGTTTCATGATATATATTTTGCTTCAGAATCAAGTATGGGACCTGGTAAATGTGTAATTGGTGGCCCTGCTCTGAAGAAGGCAGTAGGAGCAACAACCAGCTAAATGGTGCGACTCCGATTATTACTTTTAGTGAATCAGCTTAACGTGTACAAGTTTTTATGTATTTTGGATATCACATTTTTTTTGTGGGGATTTGGATCACAGTTGATGTGAAGTAAGAAATacttttatttcggtaatagtattaattatttatagtATTATCAAGCATGTTCAATGCTGAATTTCCAGGCCAAAATATGGCtcgttgatattttttttaattaaaaaaattgaaaagagaCCCATTATCTATAAAAGGGCTCTCTCatgtataataaataaatattaaaaaaatcccAAAGAGACCTCCTATCTGACATAGGAGGTCTGAATTTTCTgtatataaaaatattaaaaaaataaacaaagagaCCCCCTTTCTCTAATAAAGGGTCTCATCTTTCTTAATAAGAGACCTCCTTtaatgagggggtctctttatcaaagagacctctGAGATAGAGACCTGTCCAAAGGAGGTCTATTAGGCATATTTGGACAGGTCCCTTtgcctatttttgtagtagtgtagaACATTTTTCTTGTATACACTTCAGCTGCATGTTTCTCCAAAGGCAACGGAGTTATAAATTGAGGAACAGAGTGAATGGAATCTGTATTTAGCTTATCTTGCTTGTGTCTTTGTGCATCCATTGCACTTTCAAAACGCATGTAAAATTCTACAAGTGTCACATGCGGATTGGTGAAGTTGTTGAAAAAGATATTCTCACTTTCCGATCTAGATGTTGTTCTTAAAATGCCCCCTAACCTGCAGTCAATAGCTTAACTTGTGAAATCAATGACATTGAAAACAAAAAAGTAACCAAAAAGTTTTCTACTCATTTGCAATATTGAGTAActtttttgctcatttagacaaatgagtaaattttcTACAGAAGTAActattatggtttggaaagcaaTGGGGGTGATAGAAAGAAACTGGGATTTGGCGTTTAACAACTAGACATGTTTATCAACAATGTTTACAGAAAGTTGGTTAATGAAAAGATCGAAGCTAATTTTATGCTTATTGTTGTCTTAATGATAGCAGAAGCAACACGATTCGAATATATCGAGAAATTTATTCTGGTAAATATTGATTAGTTTGAGATTATGTCTGACcttaaaatgattaaattgGAAACGAATTGGCAGACAATCACATTACGAAGGCAGCACCAGCAGCCGAGAATCTTGGTTTTACAAGATGTCGAAGAATGTTTTTTAAATAACCAAAGAGTTTTTCTGTTCATTTGCACAAATGAGTACCTTTTTTGCTCATTTAgccaaatgagtaaatttattttgctcatttgtctaaatgagtaaatttattttactcatttgtctaaatgagtaaatttattttgctcatttgcagaAATGAGAGAACAAAATTCTGATGAGATTAAATCagattaaaaaaataacaaaatttgacatcaaaacatattaataaaAAGAGAAAAGGTTACCTAACCTGAGATCTCTAAAGTAGCATGGTATCCAATGTTCTCTTATTGAAAACATATGTTGGAACCAACCATCCTCACAAGGTTATATTGAACCATAAGAGAGTTCCAAGTAGCTTCAAATTCTTCTGATTCTTGTTCCATGTCCCATACACAAGCATTCAACAACATAAGAAAATCTGCATCTTGTTTGAGCTCGGGGCCTACTTTTTCAGGAACTTTTTTCATTATATGCCACAAACAAAGTCGGTGGCGAGTGGTAACAAACACCTCATTTATGGGAACTTTCATTGCCGGGTCTTGATCTTTTATCAAATATCTAGGCTCACAATTTCCCTTAGCATTAAGAAAAGTCCTAAACATCCATTCAAATGATTGAGCATCTTCTTTGGAAAGTAAGCCAACCCCAAATGTGATGCAAGACCTGTGATGGTCTACTCCTGTGAAAGGAGCTAAAACCATTGAATATGTGTTTGATTCATAGGTGCAATCAAAAGATATCATCTCTCCAAACAATGAATAATTCTTATGTCTAGTTGCATCCGCCCAAAACAAATGTAAATCATGATTTTCTTCATCTAGGGTATAATCAGAGTAAAACCCATTGAAAACATCTCTTTTTCGTATAAAATTCTCAATTAACATCTTAGCATCATCACCCTTGATGTGCTCCTTCAAATCTCTATGAAATTTCATAAAGTCTTTCATTGTGGCCCCAACATTGTCGTAACTACCTACATTTTCCTTAAATAGCCGAAAAGATTTCGTTGGTCCAATGTTCATTCTTGTATTATTATTCACAAAATTCTTGTGAACAACCGTCATTTTCCTTGAACTTCTCAAATATGGCATGGATGTAGGGGAGGCTAGGCAATGGTTATGAGGCTCAAAAAATTTGGTAACTTTGTATTCTCCATCTTCATTATTAACATTCcaaatgattctagccttgcaaccAACTCGCTTTGAGTTTCTTCTACGGCGTCGCTTCCCTTTTTCATCATAATTACCTTCGGATTCTAAGATACCTTCTCTACTGCAAACATAATACTTTTGACAAATGATACCTTTGCTATTCTTGTATACCGTAGATGAACGAACGTCAAAACCACATATTAGAGCATAGTTCTTATAAAATTCGATAGCCTTCTCTAAAGTTTTGAATACCATTCCTTCACGTGGTTTCTTATCTTCAGCACAATAAGGAATCCATTCCCTAGTTCCATCTTGAGTAAAATATGTTTCAGCTCTAGGACTTCGGATATATTGGATTAATGTAGGTTGTTTTATAGGCACTGTAGAGACAGGTGTAGGCTCCATAGGTACTGTTGTATGCTCCATACGTACTGTTGTAGGCTCCGTAGGGACTGTTGTTGGCACTGTAGATACTGTTGTAGGATTTGCAGGCCCTGTTGTAGGCTCTGTAGGCCCTGTTGTAGGAACTGAAGTAGGAACTGAAATAGGCACTGCACAAACCAAAAATAATCACATATATTAAATGAGAGTGGTACTGCTAGTTGGTCTTTGGCCTCTGCTGAGTATTTGCATGCTAAATGGGAAGTTACAAGAAAGGGAAATAATGAACAGATATGTCAGCAGAAAGGTAAAATCAGATTTAAAGTttgtaaatgagcaaatatgaAAGTTTCTAtctaaatttttgctcattgtttgtAAATGAGCGAATATTAACGTTCGAAAtctaaacatttgctcattgtttctaaatgagcaaatgttaTAGATTCGGTtctaaatatttgctcattgtttataaatgagcaaatattatactttggaatttaaacatttgctcattgtttctaaatgagcaattattaaagttcaaattttaaagtttCGCTCATTGTTTATAAATGAGAAAAATTAAAGTTTCTTAAAGTTTTGCTTATTGTTACTAAATGAGTAAACTAAATGAGCCATTTTTAAAGTTCGTAATTTAAACATTTTCTCATTATTTCTatatgagcaaatattaaaatttagATTTTAGCATTTGCTTATTGTTACTTAATGAGaaattttaaagttttggagtctaaatatttgctcattgtttgtaaatgagaaaatattaaagtttcgtagtttaaatatttgctcattgttaataaatgagaaaatattaaagtctCGGAGTccaaaaatttgctcatttttaaaaaatgagcaaatattaaagtttggattttaaaaATTTGCTCATTATTACTTAATGAGCAATTATTAAAGTTCGaatttaaatttttgctcattgtttgtaaatgagcaaatattaaaatattatagaTTTGATTCTAAATGTTTGCTCATTAtttataaatgagcaaatattaaagtttgaattctaaaatatttgctcatcaTTTATAAATGAGAAAAAATTATAGTTCGGAAtgtaaacatttgctcattgttaCTAAATGAGCAATTAGTAAACTAATTAAAGTTGGCATTTTAAAAATTTTCTCATTGTTTGTAACTGAGCACAATTTGAAGTTCAATTTtatacttttgctcattgtttgtaaatattaaagtttccatctaaatttttctcattattTGTAAATGAGTGAATATTAACGTTCGGAAtctaaacatttgctcattgtttctaaatgagcaaatgttaTAGATTAAGTTCTaaaatttgctcattgtttATAGATGAGAAAATATTAATGTGAAAAGTTTTACTCATTGTTTATGGGAGGAAATCATATTTATGGAAGTAAACCAAGTTCAATTAGTCAGCTTACTGGATTTTCATTGCTACACATAAGCTACAACGAGATTACCAAATAGTAAAAAATTAAACTGAGATAGGAGACCCTGAAACTTTTCCCCCAAGTTTCTCTCTCTGGTGTATGGTAGCTATCAAACACCATCGCCATGGCAAGGAAAACTGGCGCGAAAAATCCGGGTAGCAAGCATGGAAATGGCACGTCGAAACAGCGTGGACCTACTTCAGATTCTCAAGCTTTGCGAACTCGCTCCATGGATGAACTTCTTGGAGTAGGAGTGCTGGATTTTGGGATTGAGAACGAGGTTTTCACTCCGAAATCGGGGCTTCAGCATTTGCAGGTAAGATCTGAAATGCGACATTCATTCAATGATTTTATGAGTGTTATTCATAATTCGATTGGAAGTGCAACTAATATGCAATCTGGAACGCAAGTTGGATCAATACCCATTTTGCAACAGTTCGATaatgtagctgtttctgatacTGAACTTGATTTTAATGAATCTGATGTGAATGAAATTAATGAGAAACCACCTGTACAAATAGATTTTGATGATATACAGGAGGAGGTTGAATACTGGAGTTCAGCTGTGGTGTGTTATGTTGTTGGAgcaaatgttaggttatgatacatatgaataaacataaatcatgcggaaaaaccataaagccaggaaacatattatttacacataatcatttagcataattcagatgcatacactttgtagcgtgccctccctagctgcgcccgaaccgaataagaacaagtctttaggactccaagtgtcgtccctccgtagatagtccacagcacgtccggatccgccttaagcttgaccaactagaatcgcccttaaggttactaggattttcggctaatatgggttgcaagtgtttggctgatttttgcttgaaaatcttaccttttgaatacttcaaatctcgatataaattgtgaacccaggccacatatttataggggtatggaaagagaattggaatcctactaggatacgaattaattaaattagaatcctagtagaactcttatttaattaatttatcttttaggattaggaatttaatcatatatcgaatcctgatagctttaggattcttatagcacgcacacgagcatcgcacgagcaccgcacactcgcgcaggccttacggcccacgctgagcgcacagcgcctcggcccatgcctgctgcctgtgtccgcgcgcgcgcccaaggccttggctgggcttggccttgcgctgggcctggtcgaggcttggcgtgtgttggtgatgcgcgtggcttgctgggcgatggcctggcttcgtgctgggccatcgtgaagcgagcctcgtccgatgctaattcgtacgatacgcttccgattaaatttccgattccggaattcatttccgatacgaacaatatttaatatttccgattccggaattaatttccgtttcgaacaaatatttaatatttccttttccggaattattttccgattccaataatatttccgattctcacaatatttccgtttccagcaatatttccgattccggcaatatttccatttccgataatattttccgatacgtaccatgtttccgtttccggcaacatctacgacttggataatatttatatttccgatccgatccatatttccgtttccggcaatatcatcgtttccggagtattcatttcttgcttgtgacgatctcagctcccactgaaaccaagatccgtcgattccgaatatccatagatggagtatttaattccattaaatacttgatccgtttacgtactatttgtgtgaccctacgggttcagtcaagagtaaactgtggattaatataattaattccacttgaactgaagcggcctctagctaggcattcagctcacttgatctcactgaattattaacttgttaattaatactgaaccgcatttattagacttaatattatatgcatacttggaccaagggcattatttccttcagtctcccacttgtccttagggacaagtgtgcatttcctaattcctttgtcgctcgatgcttgctcttgaacataaggtaagagttgtcatccttattatgtccagaggtgtttctcggtttcagagttcaactgatcaaataaacagataatcatagcctatgattcatccgagcacggccatgcattttacagtttctagctctccgagtggccttgtacaacttttaagcatctcatcccgatttatgggagtacaatcccaatcttgtgatcttgagattagactttgtttgataggtgattacctgagcgttgcctttatagcctccttttacggtgcgacggttggtcaacgtcaaagtaaccagttctcaaaaaagtaatctcaaatcactcatgtattgaggatttagtgtctaataattttaatgaaatttacttatgacagattttcatctcttacagtaaagtttcataggtctgtccgatactagtcttcccaaagtaagtatctatgcaaatgattatgacattgccatgtccacatagttcaagaaacagacctactagtcatcttgcattctagtcgtctaacgttttctatgcgtccaattttatagaaaactccgaccagggaccattttcaacttttgacattcaagttcacttgatagacatttcttagtcacaggactggtcctgacagtctatcttgaatatttcgtcaaattgaagggactcatcatttaataaaccacaaattaaatggaaaatgaattttattcatttattgtgaatgattaatcaataatgttttacaaagtattaaactctaaaactttaaaacattaaataaggacatcaaagccattctccaatatgcttgattcccatagctgcagtgtgcgagttgtgcttcgcctgcggcagaggtttattcaatggatctgatatgttgtcatcagttccaatcttgcttatttcaacttcttttctttcaacgaactcttgtagaaggtgaaatctacgaagtacatgcttgactctttggtggtgtctaggctcctttgcctgtgcaatagctccgttattatcacaatacagggctattggtcctttaatggaggggactacaccaagttcacctatgaacttccttagccatatagcttcctttgctgcttcatgtgcagcaatgtactccgcttcagttgtagaatctgcaatggtgctttgcttagcacttttccagcttactgctcctccgttgaggcagaagacaaacccagactgtgatctgaaatcatctttgtcggtttggaaacttgcgtccgtatagcctttaacaattagttcatcatctccaccatagaccaggaagtcatctttgtgccttttcaggtacttcagaatattcttggcaccagtccaatgtgcctctcctgggtctgactagtatctgctcgtagcactgagtgcgtacgcaacatccgggcgtgtacatatcatagcatacattattgaaccaaccaattatgcatatggaatcccattcattcgtctacgctcatcaagtgtttttgggcaccgagtctttcttagagtcattccatgagacatgggtaggtagcctcgcttggagtctgccatcttgaacctatcaagcaccttattgatataagtgctttgactaagtccaatcatccttttagatctatctctgtaaatcttgatgcccaatatgtactgtgcttctcctagatccttcatcgaaaaacatttcccaagacaaatcttgacagagttcaacataggaatgtcatttccgataagtaatatgtcgtcgacatataatactagaaaagcaattttgctcccactgaccttcttgtatacacaagattcgtctgcgttcttgatgaaaccaaagtcactgactgcttcatcaaaacgtatattccagctcctggatgcctgcttcaatccgtagattgatttctttagcttgcatacctttttagcattctttggatcctcaaaacccgcAGGCtctgtcataaacacagtttctgttaaaacgccgtttaagaaagcggttttgacatccatctgccatatttcgtaatcgtaatatgcagcgattgctaacattatccgaatagactttagcattgcaactggtgaaaaggtttcatcgtaatccacaccgtggacttgcttgtaaccttttgcaaccaatctagctttgaaaacttctagtttcccatccttgtcctttttcagtttgaaaacccatttgcttccaatggcttggtagccatctggcaaatcgaccaaatcccaaacttggttttcagacatggagtctaattcagattgcatggcttcttgccattgcttagagctagggctcgtcatagcttgcttgtaagttgcaggttcatcactttcaattaatagaacatcatagctctcattcgtcaaaatacctaagtacctttccggtttagatctatatctctgcgatctacgcggggttacatctctagattgtccatgaatctcaccagaaacttctaaagatctctgagtttcatcctgaatatcattttgagcattctctagagtttgttgttcgactcgattttcttcgaggtctacttttctcccacttgtcattttggaaatgtgattcctttccaaaaagataccatctcgaggaacaaacaccttgttctcagttgtattgtagaagtaatacccctttgtttcctttggatagcccacaaggatacatttgtcagattttggatgaagtttgtctgaaattaatcgtttgacgtatacttcacatccccaaatcttaagaaaatatacttttggaggctttccaaaccaaaactcatatggagtcttttcaacagctttagacggagctctatttatggTGAATACGGCTGTATTtattgcatgtccccaaaattctattggaagttcggcctgacccatcattgatctaaccatgtctagcaaggttctgttcctccgttccgacacaccgttccattgtggtgttccaggaggagtcaattctgatagaattccacattctttcagatggtcatcaaattcatagctcagatattcaccgcctctatcagaccgcagtgccttaatcttcttgcctaattgattctctacttcactctgaaattccttgaatttgttaaaggattcagacttatgcttcattaggtagacataaccatatctactgaagtccagtgaaagtgataaagtagctgaaaccacccctagcatttgtactcattggtccacatacatctgtatggattaaacccaatagttcagttgctctttctccaactttagagaaaggttgctttgtcattttgccaagtaaaaatgatttgcacttaccataatcctctaagtcaaatggttctagaattccttccttttgaagtcttcccatgcgtttcaagttaatatggcctaatcgacaatgccacagataggtgagatctgaatcattctttttggcctttttggtatttatgtaataaacttgtttgtcgtgatctaataaataaagtccattgactaatctagcagatccataaaacatctcattaaaataaaacgaacaactattgtcttttattaaaaaggaaaatcccttagcatctaagcaagaaacagaaatgatgtttttagtaagacttggaacatggaaacactcttccagttccaaaactagcccagagggcaacgacaaataataagttcctacagctaatgcagcaatctgtgctccatttcccactcgtaggtcaacttcacccttgcttaactttgtacttcttcttagtccctgtgaattggaaaataagtgtgagccacaacctgtatctaatacccaagaagttgaattagcaagtatacagtctataacgaaaatacctgaagatggaacgactgttccgttcttctgatcttcctttagcttcaagcaatctctcttccaatgccccttcttcttgcagtagaagcattcagattcagaagtgggttgactgaccttcctcttttcagacttggcgcaagtttgcttagttgggctggccttttttccacctttcttagcattcctcttctttccagatttcttgaacttgcccccacgcaccataagcacatcttgcttatcacttttgagcatcttttcagcggtcttcagcataccgtgaagcttagtgagcgttttgtccagactattcatactgtagttcagcttgaactgatcatacccgttatgaagagaatggaggatggtgtctacagctatttcctgagagaactgctgatccagcagactcatattctcaatgagtccaatcattttgagaacatgtggacttacgggctcgcctttcttaagcttggtctcaagaatttgcctatgagtctcgaatctttcgacccgagccagatcttgtaatgatgatcgtgaaagcatctgagttgatgaacattttctgtagatctccactcatggttgcaagcattagaaatttcacatccttgttggcatcaatccaacgattgagggctgcctgagtgaccccttcgcctgcggcttcgggcatcgcctcttccaggacatactccttttcttcctgcataagaactatttgcaagttcctttgccagtcaaggaagtttttcccgctcaacttctccttttcgagaattgatcgaatgttgaatgaattgttgtttgccataattaaaactacaattgaaaaagaataaacaaataaataatcattcaaaatttctcttaataaacttaaattctagcatacatgcataattcaatgtttattaagaattttattcaagttatgtgttccggcaggtgtgaataaaatgattccaagatcctaaaatccattgaagaattaagcacattatgtatttagactcaattctaaaatcttttaggtaagcaaa
This Spinacia oleracea cultivar Varoflay chromosome 6, BTI_SOV_V1, whole genome shotgun sequence DNA region includes the following protein-coding sequences:
- the LOC110791192 gene encoding protein FAR1-RELATED SEQUENCE 5-like, which produces MMPISVPTSVPTTGPTEPTTGPANPTTVSTVPTTVPTEPTTVRMEHTTVPMEPTPVSTVPIKQPTLIQYIRSPRAETYFTQDGTREWIPYCAEDKKPREGMVFKTLEKAIEFYKNYALICGFDVRSSTVYKNSKGIICQKYYVCSREGILESEGNYDEKGKRRRRRNSKRVGCKARIIWNVNNEDGEYKVTKFFEPHNHCLASPTSMPYLRSSRKMTVVHKNFVNNNTRMNIGPTKSFRLFKENVGSYDNVGATMKDFMKFHRDLKEHIKGDDAKMLIENFIRKRDVFNGFYSDYTLDEENHDLHLFWADATRHKNYSLFGEMISFDCTYESNTYSMVLAPFTGVDHHRSCITFGVGLLSKEDAQSFEWMFRTFLNAKGNCEPRYLIKDQDPAMKVPINEVFVTTRHRLCLWHIMKKVPEKVGPELKQDADFLMLLNACVWDMEQESEEFEATWNSLMVQYNLVRMVGSNICFQ